One genomic segment of Amycolatopsis sp. Hca4 includes these proteins:
- a CDS encoding TIGR02710 family CRISPR-associated CARF protein, with amino-acid sequence MASGSTTFDEHVQHMRHISEGNESFGDGSAYEQATRYYLTHLIDDCAELARRAVRGLPRSVDLLISMAGFSPRTTILAYKTLRPRRLVVIPSENARSSYNTIAAYVHRDGLELADVTSRVCIPTDPLSIYRIVKDELENHTRLNGSSGVAYIDITGGRKVMSATAALAAWQLNLGLCYLDGDYDPGLKQAIPGSDRLLLLDNPTSLFGEQEMRAAENTFDGGAFEAARLRFEQLAARLAQPARARFMMALSALYRAWCDLDLLALPAAISAVEENLRPLRTTASSRFLSAIEAQLNFLQRLADGDRSALLLGFHLLDDHYRRLGRLDFAALFSYRTIEGCLLNRLANTHPGFDGENPDYDLLTSDVPGLRGRYRSVVNEVDGQVKSRSLPPSVGVFAGAVLLHVLTDPLASAAELDDADSLRLLRNGAQARNKSVLAHGYQAVDVEASAWLNDKATVVLSAYWNLQHTDQDIDRQRNELRFLRATELN; translated from the coding sequence ATGGCGAGCGGTTCCACGACGTTCGACGAGCACGTGCAGCACATGCGGCACATCAGTGAAGGCAACGAGAGTTTCGGCGATGGGTCCGCCTACGAGCAGGCAACTCGGTATTATCTAACGCACCTCATCGATGACTGCGCCGAGCTGGCGCGACGCGCGGTGCGCGGTCTTCCGAGGTCGGTGGACTTGCTGATCAGCATGGCAGGCTTCTCCCCGCGCACCACCATTCTGGCCTACAAGACCCTACGACCGCGGCGCTTGGTGGTGATCCCGTCCGAGAACGCTCGCAGCAGCTACAACACGATCGCGGCCTATGTGCACCGGGATGGCCTGGAGCTGGCGGACGTCACGTCTAGGGTGTGCATACCTACCGACCCGTTAAGCATCTACCGCATAGTCAAGGATGAGCTGGAGAACCATACTCGTCTTAACGGCAGCTCGGGTGTCGCGTACATCGACATCACGGGCGGCCGCAAGGTGATGAGCGCGACCGCCGCACTGGCCGCCTGGCAGCTCAATCTCGGGCTCTGTTACCTCGACGGAGACTACGACCCCGGCCTGAAGCAGGCGATACCAGGGTCGGACCGGTTGCTGTTACTCGACAACCCGACGTCGCTCTTCGGTGAGCAGGAGATGCGAGCCGCGGAGAACACCTTCGATGGGGGTGCGTTCGAAGCGGCGCGCCTCCGTTTTGAACAGCTAGCCGCCCGCCTGGCGCAACCAGCCCGCGCTCGGTTCATGATGGCTCTCTCGGCCTTGTACCGCGCCTGGTGCGATCTGGACTTGCTGGCTTTGCCGGCCGCGATCAGCGCCGTCGAAGAAAACCTACGGCCGTTACGGACTACGGCGTCTAGCCGGTTCCTCTCGGCCATCGAGGCCCAGTTGAACTTCCTTCAGCGACTGGCAGACGGTGACCGGTCGGCGCTACTGCTCGGATTTCACTTGCTGGACGATCACTACCGTCGGCTGGGACGACTAGATTTCGCGGCCCTGTTCTCCTACCGCACTATTGAGGGATGCCTGCTCAACCGGCTGGCGAACACTCACCCGGGTTTCGACGGCGAGAATCCGGACTACGACCTGTTGACCTCCGACGTGCCTGGCCTGCGTGGCCGGTACCGGAGCGTGGTCAACGAAGTCGACGGCCAGGTCAAATCTCGATCTCTACCGCCGAGCGTAGGGGTCTTCGCCGGCGCGGTTCTGCTACACGTTCTCACTGATCCACTGGCGTCGGCTGCGGAACTCGACGACGCGGACTCGTTGCGTTTGTTGCGCAACGGCGCGCAAGCGCGCAACAAGTCTGTTCTCGCACATGGATACCAAGCAGTCGACGTCGAAGCGTCGGCCTGGTTGAACGACAAGGCGACGGTGGTTCTGTCAGCCTACTGGAACCTGCAGCACACCGACCAGGACATCGACCGCCAACGCAACGAACTGAGGTTCCTACGGGCGACTGAGCTGAACTGA